The genomic stretch CTCTGGGAATCTCCTTCTTTACTCTTACTGTTTTTCTCATCTCCGCTACTCTCACCATCTCCATTACTTTTACTTTTCTTATCTCCTTTACTTCCTGCACTCTTCTCTTGAGATTCTTCTTGCTTCTTTTCCAGTTCCTTCTGTGCTTGGGCCGCCTTGGTATAGCTTTTTTGAATTAAGGATAAATTTTCTGCGGTGACGGATTTTACAGGGATGATCTTCGCTGCTACCTCCCCTTGGTCTCCGGTAATGGATTGCGTGATGTCGATGGATTCTTTGTTTATAATTTTCTGAGCCCATTGTAAAGCATTGACACCTTGAACATAGGGCGCCGTATCAATATCGGCAATCTGGCCGGCTGAGGCAATCCGCTGTAGCGACTTGGGGTTGGCTTGTCCACCCATGAGATAAATCTTCTCAGTGAGTTGCAGGGACTTGAGCAGTTCATAGGCTTGGGATGCTAACTTTTCATTTTGGGCACAGATGACCTTCACTTGTCCGGGATTTTTTTGCAAGTGCTCTCTGAGGCCTTGAATAGCTATTGCTTCTGATTCCGGGGGGTTCGCGAAGCTATGTATGGTGATCTTTGAGTTTTTCCCGGATTCTTGTTTGAGGGCGGCTAAGCTCGTCTGGGCTAGTGGATCCTCGGACTCTCCTTGCAAGTAAACTACCTGTCCTTCCGAAATCCTCCCTTGAATTTGTTGCGCCATTAAGGTACCTACCTGATTTGGGTCCGGAAGAATAACCCCTTGCGCCTTAACTCCCGGGGGTAAACTGTTCAGGGCTAAAATCGGAATATCATTCTTTTCGGCATCCTTTAAAAAGGACTGTTCGCCATCTTGATAAATGAGAATTTTGGCCTCTTTCAGAGCCTCTGAGTCCCCTAATTCTTTTTCAGTGAGGACTTTAACTTCTATTTCTTCTTTCGCAGCCATTTCCTGAATACCAAGCAGAAACATGGCTTTGTTAGGGTCTTCCTCATTCAAGGCAACTGCAATAATTTTTTTCTCTTCTTGCTGTTGCGAGGATTTGCTTGAGGTCTTTTCTTTGTTTCCCATTAAGTTACCTAGCATGTTTTGCATATTGCAACCAGTCAAGATCACGCTCAAGATGATGAAAGGGACAAGCCATAGATATCTTTTCATGGAACACGCTCCTTTCCAGGTTCGATCCATTTTTATCTTAACCTACTCCATTTTTCTGGTAACAAAAAAGCACCTTTTCTATGGTGCTTTTGCGTAAATTTAGTTTTCCCTTGATTTGCATAAATATGAAAGCTAAATGTTGTCAAACACTAGTATTGAAAATCGATTGCCTAACACCTTAGGTCATATCTCTAAGGATAGAATTTATTAAGTCAACTCTTATTCCATCCACTTGGTCAAAATCAACCGTTTCGGTATACATTTTTTTCAACTGATCTCTGAAGCTCTGCGTAGTAAGGAGGGCCTCCTTTAAATCATGACTAAAAGGACGACCTAAGCCTTGATCTCCGAGACACTCTGGGTCACCCTGCCATATAACTAAATTCCGCTCAGAAAATACAATGCCTAGTATCTCATCGGGATAAAGGGGGTGTAAAACAATATCAATGACCTGACCTAGTGATTCCGATTCTTTTAGAACCCATTCCATAGCTTCATAGGCTTCTTCCCCGCTAAAACGGATCTGATCATAATCCATTAAAAAATAAGGTGCAAGATTTAGCCAACCCTCAGTATGAAATCCGTGGAGAAAATAAGATTGGACCGCGCTTTTCTGTATCTTTCTTAGCGCATCTTGGGCCTTAGTCCAAGGTCCTTTTGCATCCTTGAAGAGATCTGCAGCATGGAGCTTAGGCAACCATGGTCGCCCCTCATTTTGAGCAGATGAATATTTTTTTTCGCGCATTCGTTCGCCAAATTCCTCAGCGAGAATTTCACTTATCTGTTGCTGTCCTTTATTAATCTTAGCTTCAACTTCAAGAATAACTGGCCTCTTTTGTCTCAGCTTTGCTTGATCACAAAACTTAGAAAAATCAATAAAGTGTTCTATCACTCCAGGAACACGCCAGTGTAAAGGGGCTATCTCATACTGATCCAGTATGGCCCAGTTATAGCGCCTGATAAGCACACCGGCCATCGAGTCCGAATCCCAAGCAGAGCGGAAGAAATCTACGTCATGCCCCCGGTCCAGTAGCTCCAGCCCAATCATTTTAATTAAAGTAGATTTACCAGTTCCCGGCCCACCCATCAGGACATAAGTACGTTCCCATTCTGACATCATATTGGGCAAGAGTGATATGTAGCCGCGGTTGGTAATTCCCTCTGCAAAGTAATGTCGCCCATTGGGTTTATTCCCCATGCCCTTTCCTCCTTGAATTTCGCTTGCGGTGTAGTGTATGCACAACCAAAAAAAATGTGAACTGGGGACAGATCCCTCTCTGAAAAGAGGGACCTGTCCCCAGTTCACAAAAGCGGGACAGATAACCTGTCCCGCTCCTAAGATTTAAAGCTGTTGACGAAGCACCTTCAGTGCTTCTCTAAGCTGTGTATCAAATTCCGACGTTGTAGGAGAAAGAGTTGCTTCTTCCCCTTCCTTTAACTCCACAGCTACATCCGGCTCGATACCTTTCTTATGAATATCTATCTTATTAGGAGTAAGGTACTTCGCTGTGGTCAACTTTACACTGGTTCCTTTATCTAGCTGATAAATCGTTTGGACAATCCCTTTACCGAACGTCTTCACCCCGACCAGTGTCCCCGTCCCGCGATCTCGAATCGCTCCGGAAACAATTTCCGCTGCCGAAGCACTTTCTTCATTGACTAATACCACAAAAGGAATGCCTAAGTAGTTACCTTCCGAAGCTTTGGTTATAGTATTGCCATCTTTTTCAACAATATAGACAATGGGACCTGGTTGAACGAAGTAGCTAGATACTCCCACGGCAGATTCCAGTTCGCCGCCATGGTTATAGCGCAAATCCAAAATAACCCCTTTATATTTACTGATATTCATGCCTGTAAGAACTTCATTCAGCTCATAGGCTGAATTGGAGGAGAACTGCGAGATGCCGATGTAGGCTATATCTGGATTCCCCGGCAAGGGCATGCCTTCCACCGTGGGAACCGTAATATGCTCTCGGGTTATCGGTACGGTCACACTTTTTTTGATACTTTCACGATACACTACTAGAGTGACCTGCGTCCCCGGATCTCCACGCATCAAGGACACCGCCTTTTCTTGGTCGATCGTGGCAGCATCCACCTCATCGATTTTGACGATGACGTCACCGGGTTGCAGCCCCGCCTTGGCCGCAGGGGTATTCTTGATGGGTCTTAGCACCACGAGTTTCTGGGGATCTTTGAGACTAAGGATAATTCCGACACCGCCAAATTTTCCTTCGATTTGCTGCATGAGCTCTGCGTTCTCTTGAGCATTCATATAGGCTGAATAAGGATCTCCCAAGGAGTCCACGATTCCTTTCGTGGCTCCATCAATCAGGGTATCTACTGGCACATCTTCTAAATAGTCACTTTGGATGAGCTGTAACACCCGACCTAAACGGCCCACATGATCTAAGTTAGTGACGATGAATCCTCCGACGATTACTGTAAACAGCAAACTGGCAATCGCGACAACCCATCCGAAATTTCTCAAATATTCTTTCCATCTGCTCTCCTGCAAAGCGATATCCCCTTCCTACTCTGATCCCTATTTTAGCAACACCTGACTCACCTCTTGATCTTTGGTAGGAGATAAGTGGCGGCGACTCGTTCACTTTGCTAAATTTCTGATGAATGTCCATCAGAAGCAAGTCTCTTTTATTATATGCCTATCCACTTCGGGACATACTTATTCAAAGAAAACTTAGCTTGCGCAACGAAGGCAGTAACTCGACCCTTGTTGTTGTCTTTCTGCCTTCGCAGACAGACGTATATTTTCCTACCTAGCGAAAAAATTGCAGAGGATCAGTTGTTTCCCCTTTGAGACGAACTTCAAAATGGAGATGCGGACCCGTACTCCAGCCTGTTGAACCCACATAAGACACCACATCACCCGCCTTGACCTTATCTCCCACCTTAACTGCAAGCTTAGAATTATGCCCATAAAGGGTGGTGTACCCGCCCCCGTGGTCGACGATAACGGCATTTCCGTAGGCGCCATACCAGCTGGCCATAATCACTTCACCATTGCCGGCAGCCAAAACCTTCGTCCCTGTGGGAGCAGGAAGGTCCGTTCCTGTATGTAAGCTTTTCTTTTTCGTGATAGGATGAATCCGCCAACCATAGGAACTGCTCACTTCTTTATACCCTGGCAAGGGATAGGTGCTGATTGTTCCATGAACTACATCGGAATTGGCCGTTAATTTGCGGATTTTATCAGCAATGTCATTCGAGTCTGCTTCCATTCGTTCAATTTGTTCAAAAATATCTTCTTGAGCTTTTTTATTAGAATTTAGCGCCACCTGATGTTCTCGTTTCTTCCCATCCAGCGTTGCTTTTGCTTGTTCAGCTGCTACTTTCAATTGGGCTGCCTCATCACGACGCACTTGAAGAAGTTTGGTTTCTTCTTCGATTTTGGCTCTTTCTATGCTAATATCGGTAAGAATCTTTTGATCATTGGTAACCAAGCGATTAAAATACTCCAAGCGAGTGATAAAATCGCTGAGGTCCTCCGCTTCAAAAATTATCTCCAGATAGCTAACTTGACCTGCTTCATAAATTTCCCGGACACGCTGACGCAAGACGATTTGGCGATTAGCCAGCTCTTCTTCTCGCTCTTCTAGCTCTTGCTCAGACAATGAGACTGCTTCTGCTGCCTGATTATAGGCCACTTGGGTCGAGTCCAGTGTGTTCTTAGCTACGGAAATTTGCGTAGCTAAATCTTTAATCTGGCCTTGGAGTTTATCCGCTGTATACGTGAGTTTATTTAGCTGGCTACGAGCTTGTTCCTCTTTCTTTTGCAATTCTTTCTGTTTGTTGATGGCATCCTCTAATTCCCCAGCCTGAAGTGGAATGACTGAACCAGCCAACAATACGGTTGTGAGTAAAAGGGCTAACAACCCCTTTCTCTTGGCCATGCTTTTTCCTCCTCTTCATTGCGTTAATTAAACCTTAAGAAATCTGCGCAAAGAAATAGCACTCCCCAAGGCACCGATTCCCATCCCCACAAGAACAAGTGAACCGAGAACCTTCCCAATCAGTCCGGATTCATAAACTACGGGCATAAAGGTTAGGGTGTCTTGAATGTATTTCGCTAGCCAACCATAACCAAAACCAACAACAAAAATCGCCAGTAGCCCTCCGACTAATCCTAAAAGTAGTCCTTCAAGAATAAAAGGCCAGCGAATAAAGGCGTTGCTCGCCCCTACCAGCTTCATTATTTCTATTTCCTTGCGACGTGAGAACACATTCATCTTGATATTGAGAGAGATTAAGACAAGGGAGGCTATGGCAAATAGTGCGACAATAATCGTTCCAGCCCAGCGCAACCATTCTGTGAACTTGAGCAAGGGCTCGACGACATTTTTACCATACACCACATTATCCACACCGGTCAGCTTCGTGATGCGATCGGCTACATTCTCTACTTGTTGAGGATCTACCACATGGACAGTATACTTATCTGGAAAAGGGTTGATATCTCCAATATCCTCGACAATGCTTGTTGAATTCATGGACTTAGCGAAGTCTTTTAATGCCTGCTCCTTGGGAACAAATTCAACGGTATCTATCCCGGACAAGCCTTTTATCTTTTCTCCTAGAGCTTCAATCTCTTGAGTACCTAGTCTATCTTGGGCAAAAACAGCTATTTCCAATTCTGACTCGAAATCAGATGCTAGATTGGAGGCATTCAATAAAAAGAAAACGGATGCACCTAAAATCACCATGGAGATGGTAACCGTCAACACCGAAGCAAGGCTCAACCACACGTTCCTGCGGATTGAATTGCCCACTTCACGAAATATGTACCCTACTGAATTAAGTCCCATACCCATAGGCCCCCTGCCTCTGATCACGTGCCACTTTACCATCTTCGATGGCAATAACTCGTTTCTGCATCTGATCAACGATTTCGCGAGCATGGGTAGCCATTACAATGGTAGTCCCGCGGCGATTAATATTATAGAGAAGCTCCATAATCTCCCAGGCAGTCTCTGGATCCAGATTACCGGTTGGTTCGTCCGCGACTAAAAGGGCTGGATTATTGACAATCGCTCTAGCCACAGACACCCGTTGTTGTTCCCCACCTGATAACTGATGGGGAAAGCAATTTTCTTTATTCGCCAAACCCACTAACTCAAGCGCCTTCTTGGTTCTGCTTCTCACTTCCCGCCTGCCCACCCCAATCACTTCTAAGGCAAACGCAACATTTTCAAATGTCGTTTTATTGGGCAACAGCCTGAAATCCTGAAAAATAACGCCAACGTTTCGACGTAGTTGCGGAACCTCTCGTTCACGCACGCGAATCATACTCCTACCATTCATGGTCACTTGACCACGAGTTGGCAATTCCTCACGGTAGAGCAAGCGAATGAGGGTTGATTTCCCAGCCCCACTGGGCCCAACCAAAAAAACGAATTCACCATTGTCTATTTTTAGACTAATATCGACAAGGGCTCGTGAGCCATTCGGATATATCTTCGATACATTGGTCAATTGGATCATTTTTTCCCAAGTCCTCCTTGAATATTGCCTACAGTTTCCTTATCCAAATCTATAAGACTATTCGACATGAGGTGTGGATTTCCTGTTATTAATGACGAAAAGCAAGCTAAAAACTTACGGACAGCATGAGGTTGGAAGCAAAAACAGGCCTGTCCTAAAAAAGAACAGGCCGGTTGGTCTTATTGAACGAGACTCCATCGAATATAGTGACTATTTATTTCTTCGCCATAACTGCTTTTACGGCTGCTAAGACTTCCTTCTTAGTTAAACCGTATTTCTCTAACAACTCGAGGGGACGACCGGATTCTCCAAAGGTATCTTGGAGGCCCACTCGTACCATGGGAGTTGGCGCATTTTCGCCTAAAACCTCAGCCACTGCACTTCCCAAGCCACCGATAATATTATGTTCTTCGGCGGTGACCACTGCACCTGCTTTTTTAGCACAGGCAACAACGGTTTCTACATCGATGGGCTTGACTGAAGCCACATTGACGACAGCTACTTTCAAACCTTCTTGCTCTAGCTCTTGAGCAGCCTCCAAAGCAGCTGCCACCATGACGCCGTTAGCAAAAATTACGCAGTCAGAGCCCTCCCGAAGGATATTGGCCTTACCAATCTCAAACTGGTAATTCTCATCAAAAAGTATAGGAACATCGAGGCGTCCCATACGGATATAGACCGGTCCTTTATATTGAGCTGCAGCTCGAATGACCTGCCGTGTCTCTTCTCCGTCAGCCGGTACCAAAACTGTCATATTCGGAACAGCCCGCATGATCGCTACATCCTCTATCGCTTGGTGGGAGCCCCCGTCTTCACCGACGGTAACCCCGGCATGAGTGGCAGCGATTTTGACATTTAGTTTGGGATAGGCAATCGAATTGCGGATCTGCTCGAAGGCCCGACCCGTGGCAAAGATAGCAAAAGTACTGGCAAAAGGAATTTTCCCAGCAGCTGCTAGACCGGCCGCCGTGCCCATCAGGTTCGCTTCAGCAATCCCCATGTTAAAAAATCGGTCCGGATACTGTTTGCCAAAATCTGCAGTCTTCGTGGACTTGGATAAATCCGCATCCAGGACGACAATATTTTCATTTTCTGCCCCTAAGGTTACTAAAGCCTTACCATAAGCATCCCGTGTCGCTTGTTTAGCCAAGGTGAGCCGCCTCCTCTCTTAATTCCTTTAAGGCCTGCTCTGCTTGTTCCGCATTAGGAGCGTTACCATGCCAGCCTACTTGGTTTTCCATAAAGGATACCCCTTTGCCTTTGATGGTTCGGGCAATAAGAATGGTGGGTTTTCCTTTGATCTTTTTAGCTTCTGCTAAGGCAGATAAAAGCTCGACCATATCATTACCATTTACTTCGATGACATGCCAACCAAAGGCCCGCCATTTATCAGTCAGGGGATCGGAGCACATAACGCATTCTGTGGTTCCATCAATTTGTAAGCCATTGTAATCGAGAATGGCGGTTACATTGTCTAGCTTGTAATGAGCTGCAGCCATAGCCGCTTCCCAAACTTGGCCTTCCGCCATTTCCCCGTCTCCTAGTACCACATAGACGCGAAAAT from Desulfitobacterium dichloroeliminans LMG P-21439 encodes the following:
- a CDS encoding S41 family peptidase gives rise to the protein MALQESRWKEYLRNFGWVVAIASLLFTVIVGGFIVTNLDHVGRLGRVLQLIQSDYLEDVPVDTLIDGATKGIVDSLGDPYSAYMNAQENAELMQQIEGKFGGVGIILSLKDPQKLVVLRPIKNTPAAKAGLQPGDVIVKIDEVDAATIDQEKAVSLMRGDPGTQVTLVVYRESIKKSVTVPITREHITVPTVEGMPLPGNPDIAYIGISQFSSNSAYELNEVLTGMNISKYKGVILDLRYNHGGELESAVGVSSYFVQPGPIVYIVEKDGNTITKASEGNYLGIPFVVLVNEESASAAEIVSGAIRDRGTGTLVGVKTFGKGIVQTIYQLDKGTSVKLTTAKYLTPNKIDIHKKGIEPDVAVELKEGEEATLSPTTSEFDTQLREALKVLRQQL
- the ftsE gene encoding cell division ATP-binding protein FtsE, which gives rise to MIQLTNVSKIYPNGSRALVDISLKIDNGEFVFLVGPSGAGKSTLIRLLYREELPTRGQVTMNGRSMIRVREREVPQLRRNVGVIFQDFRLLPNKTTFENVAFALEVIGVGRREVRSRTKKALELVGLANKENCFPHQLSGGEQQRVSVARAIVNNPALLVADEPTGNLDPETAWEIMELLYNINRRGTTIVMATHAREIVDQMQKRVIAIEDGKVARDQRQGAYGYGT
- a CDS encoding transketolase family protein yields the protein MAKQATRDAYGKALVTLGAENENIVVLDADLSKSTKTADFGKQYPDRFFNMGIAEANLMGTAAGLAAAGKIPFASTFAIFATGRAFEQIRNSIAYPKLNVKIAATHAGVTVGEDGGSHQAIEDVAIMRAVPNMTVLVPADGEETRQVIRAAAQYKGPVYIRMGRLDVPILFDENYQFEIGKANILREGSDCVIFANGVMVAAALEAAQELEQEGLKVAVVNVASVKPIDVETVVACAKKAGAVVTAEEHNIIGGLGSAVAEVLGENAPTPMVRVGLQDTFGESGRPLELLEKYGLTKKEVLAAVKAVMAKK
- the ftsX gene encoding permease-like cell division protein FtsX, producing the protein MGLNSVGYIFREVGNSIRRNVWLSLASVLTVTISMVILGASVFFLLNASNLASDFESELEIAVFAQDRLGTQEIEALGEKIKGLSGIDTVEFVPKEQALKDFAKSMNSTSIVEDIGDINPFPDKYTVHVVDPQQVENVADRITKLTGVDNVVYGKNVVEPLLKFTEWLRWAGTIIVALFAIASLVLISLNIKMNVFSRRKEIEIMKLVGASNAFIRWPFILEGLLLGLVGGLLAIFVVGFGYGWLAKYIQDTLTFMPVVYESGLIGKVLGSLVLVGMGIGALGSAISLRRFLKV
- a CDS encoding sugar ABC transporter substrate-binding protein; the encoded protein is MKRYLWLVPFIILSVILTGCNMQNMLGNLMGNKEKTSSKSSQQQEEKKIIAVALNEEDPNKAMFLLGIQEMAAKEEIEVKVLTEKELGDSEALKEAKILIYQDGEQSFLKDAEKNDIPILALNSLPPGVKAQGVILPDPNQVGTLMAQQIQGRISEGQVVYLQGESEDPLAQTSLAALKQESGKNSKITIHSFANPPESEAIAIQGLREHLQKNPGQVKVICAQNEKLASQAYELLKSLQLTEKIYLMGGQANPKSLQRIASAGQIADIDTAPYVQGVNALQWAQKIINKESIDITQSITGDQGEVAAKIIPVKSVTAENLSLIQKSYTKAAQAQKELEKKQEESQEKSAGSKGDKKSKSNGDGESSGDEKNSKSKEGDSQSQEQEGASSQGKEGSHGVMPEGVKKVTEKVHTEITREYLDEQGKVLGIEKSANDQVRTIPPEMLLKEQQKQQDGQQGQQGTQGTQGTQGEKSSGAEKSGNKKS
- a CDS encoding transketolase; amino-acid sequence: MTILELKRMANQIRQDIITMLLPAKSGHPGGSLSAADILTVLYYHEMNVKPEDPQWAERDRFVLAKGHAAPVLYAALAEKGYFPKEEILGLRQTGRILQGHPDMKKVPGVDMSTGSLGQGLSAANGMALAGKLDKKDFRVYVVLGDGEMAEGQVWEAAMAAAHYKLDNVTAILDYNGLQIDGTTECVMCSDPLTDKWRAFGWHVIEVNGNDMVELLSALAEAKKIKGKPTILIARTIKGKGVSFMENQVGWHGNAPNAEQAEQALKELREEAAHLG
- a CDS encoding murein hydrolase activator EnvC family protein — its product is MAKRKGLLALLLTTVLLAGSVIPLQAGELEDAINKQKELQKKEEQARSQLNKLTYTADKLQGQIKDLATQISVAKNTLDSTQVAYNQAAEAVSLSEQELEEREEELANRQIVLRQRVREIYEAGQVSYLEIIFEAEDLSDFITRLEYFNRLVTNDQKILTDISIERAKIEEETKLLQVRRDEAAQLKVAAEQAKATLDGKKREHQVALNSNKKAQEDIFEQIERMEADSNDIADKIRKLTANSDVVHGTISTYPLPGYKEVSSSYGWRIHPITKKKSLHTGTDLPAPTGTKVLAAGNGEVIMASWYGAYGNAVIVDHGGGYTTLYGHNSKLAVKVGDKVKAGDVVSYVGSTGWSTGPHLHFEVRLKGETTDPLQFFR